The proteins below come from a single Streptomyces tubercidicus genomic window:
- a CDS encoding glutathione-independent formaldehyde dehydrogenase: protein MKAVVYKGPFSVAVENVDKPGIQHPNEAIVRVTSTAICGSDLHMYEGRTAAEPGIVFGHENMGIIEELGQGVTSLKEGDRVVMPFNVACGFCDNCVEGFTGFCQTVNPGFAGGAYGYVAMGPWAGGQAEYLRVPYADFNCLKLPPGNEHESDFILLADIFPTGYHGCELAQVRPGENVAVYGGGPVGLMAAYSALLRGASKVFVVDRVPERLAKAEEIGAVPVNFAEGNPVEQIKDQTEGVGTDKGVDAVGYQAMAHGAAREEPATVLNSLVETVRATGALGVPGLYVPADPGGPDEQAKRGMLLVSIGKLFEKGLRIGTGQCNVKRYNRFLRDMIIEGRAKPSFVVSHDLPLDQAPSAYDKFDKRIEGYTKVVLHP from the coding sequence ATGAAAGCCGTCGTCTACAAAGGACCGTTCTCGGTAGCTGTCGAGAATGTTGACAAGCCCGGAATCCAGCACCCCAACGAGGCGATCGTCAGGGTCACCTCCACCGCGATCTGCGGCTCGGACCTGCATATGTACGAAGGCCGTACGGCAGCCGAGCCGGGCATCGTCTTCGGGCACGAGAACATGGGAATCATCGAGGAGCTCGGCCAGGGCGTCACCTCCCTCAAGGAGGGCGACCGGGTGGTCATGCCCTTCAATGTCGCCTGCGGATTCTGCGACAATTGCGTCGAGGGATTCACGGGATTCTGTCAGACCGTCAATCCGGGATTTGCGGGCGGCGCTTACGGTTATGTCGCCATGGGCCCCTGGGCGGGCGGCCAGGCCGAATATCTGCGCGTCCCCTACGCCGACTTCAACTGCCTGAAGCTGCCACCGGGAAATGAGCACGAGAGCGACTTCATCCTGCTCGCCGACATCTTCCCCACCGGGTACCACGGCTGCGAACTCGCCCAGGTACGCCCCGGGGAGAACGTCGCGGTATACGGCGGCGGACCGGTCGGGCTGATGGCCGCCTACTCGGCGCTGCTGCGCGGCGCGAGCAAGGTCTTCGTCGTGGACCGGGTGCCCGAGCGGCTGGCGAAGGCCGAGGAGATCGGCGCGGTTCCGGTCAACTTCGCCGAGGGCAATCCGGTGGAGCAGATCAAGGACCAGACGGAGGGCGTCGGCACGGACAAGGGCGTGGACGCCGTCGGCTACCAGGCGATGGCGCACGGCGCGGCGCGCGAGGAACCGGCGACCGTGCTGAACTCGCTCGTCGAAACGGTCCGCGCCACCGGTGCCCTGGGCGTACCCGGCCTGTACGTACCGGCGGATCCGGGCGGCCCGGATGAACAGGCCAAGCGGGGCATGCTCCTGGTGTCGATCGGCAAGCTCTTCGAGAAGGGGCTGCGGATAGGTACGGGGCAGTGCAATGTGAAGCGCTACAACCGGTTCCTGCGCGACATGATCATCGAGGGCCGCGCGAAACCGAGCTTCGTCGTCTCACACGACCTGCCCCTGGACCAGGCCCCCTCGGCTTACGACAAGTTCGACAAGCGCATCGAGGGGTACACGAAGGTGGTTCTGCATCCGTAG
- a CDS encoding low affinity iron permease family protein encodes MTLRHPAERGGDRRGRFAELAAKSSHFTSSPAFFVLCLALIALFLAVHFAHLPLGWQLLAGDLMTAVTLLLLALLKNSELRAEHAIQRKLDALAAALLETREGQEGEAAEELRRVIRLEDET; translated from the coding sequence ATGACCCTTCGTCACCCCGCAGAGCGGGGCGGAGACCGGCGGGGGCGGTTTGCCGAACTGGCCGCGAAATCCTCGCATTTCACCAGCTCTCCCGCCTTCTTTGTGCTCTGCCTCGCGCTGATCGCACTGTTCCTGGCCGTTCATTTCGCGCATCTGCCGCTGGGATGGCAACTGCTGGCGGGGGACCTCATGACAGCGGTGACCCTGCTCCTCCTCGCCTTGCTGAAGAATTCCGAACTTCGCGCGGAACATGCGATCCAGCGGAAGCTCGACGCCTTGGCAGCCGCCCTGCTGGAGACCCGCGAAGGACAGGAGGGAGAGGCGGCGGAGGAACTCAGGAGAGTGATTCGCCTGGAGGACGAGACGTAG